A single Vanacampus margaritifer isolate UIUO_Vmar chromosome 7, RoL_Vmar_1.0, whole genome shotgun sequence DNA region contains:
- the radil gene encoding ras-associating and dilute domain-containing protein isoform X3, translating into MFYGSSSGASMSLPSKSRLKRQSRTFTQVLYRTLSYRDRVAAEAGTNTRGDRRSTTEPPERPEDDPAELSTQSSAPGVLKIFGDEICAGANYKSVLATPRSSAQELVKEALERYSLKKDASHSYVLCDVIGRLEGVGGVWRTECLRALGDNEKPLLLQELWKPREGHARRFELRRRAEVDELNAKEKDTITADINAQARKLQRNRAKGALTLPRSSNSSLCRSLSETSLNQLAVGDEPKRYYSTLPGPYRGREASSGGRRQEDAGQGGVRHSLYQSPHLLLLQGYNKQDCLVYLLNREQHTVGQETPSARPNICLFSPDVLPLHCRLRRVPAPRRQTKVDEPESDGPQRSSCVAVEPVLDATVLVNFSRCERSTTLRHGDLLSFGAHYIFLYKDPTGAKPLPAQTLARLRSLGQLYDGGPEEGGTCKVCGSVLKDRPATVTAPARRSFRPHPLKPRGGGTGAGTDGGRGAQKRKLQLEFEPAHEDQLLNRIMSLIEPGGDDHKLTPAYLLCLCIQHSASTFPPGSFGKLLLKIARRIQTVAWEKTKELAQKQAQHQDPASLSLLNISDLIPDLQTIFFWMSNSIEILYFIQQRAPSYTHNMETMQGSKESLLSATISANEEAMSILEEVIMYTFQQCVYYITKALYVVLPGLLDCNPFPVDSSEPCWKGGVGFPEPVRRVLQVFQSAQELLQGYQVHPEIQAQMFAYLFFFSNVSLFNQLMDKGPSRGWFQRSKVLQMQACLRMVSEWARKSALGHLADKFFTKLNSAVAVLATPPQQLTQMSWRVLSGEHSSLKPVQLHRILTQYQITAETGPVPAWQPGSEDEAYIYRTVDLLESFENHPPIVLPSGGFGVDLDGERVEDSVYRQLLYVRHFLWGLRAKTHANANAAHANGNNNNAADVQGELLPPPLAHGSPRSAAGDGEEENGRGQAHGLRRNGGSAHHHHHHHHHHLPHPHHQHPPAISSYPEGGAGAPQMNGCGKKANGLIANGMEGCVTSGCEFPFPVWSSSPDAPPPPDDMCVVFVVELDKGPFGLGMGLIDGLHTPLNATGIYIRTLIPDGPAASDGRLRIGDRILAVNGTSLIGADYQSAVDLIRLGGGRLRFLVAKSDPEVSEKISASSC; encoded by the exons ATGTTTTACGGTTCTTCCTCCGGGGCAAGTATGTCCCTGCCCTCCAAGAGCCGACTAAAGCGCCAGAGCCGGACCTTTACGcag GTCTTGTACCGCACGCTGAGCTACCGCGACCGCGTCGCGGCCGAAGCGGGAACGAACACGCGCGGCGACCGGCGCTCCACGACCGAGCCCCCGGAGCGACCGGAGGACGACCCGGCCGAGCTCTCCACCCAAAGCTCGGCGCCGGGCGTCCTGAAGATCTTCGGCGACGAGATCTGCGCCGGCGCCAACTACAAGAGCGTCCTGGCCACGCCCCGCTCCAGCGCTCAGGAGCTGGTCAAGGAGGCTCTGGAGCGCTACTCGCTCAAAAAGGACGCCTCCCACTCGTACGTCCTGTGCGACGTGATCGGACGCCTGGAGGGGGTCGGCGGCGTGTGGCGTACCGAGTGCCTGCGGGCGCTCGGCGACAACGAGAAGCCGCTGCTGCTGCAGGAGTTGTGGAAACCTCGAGAAGGACACGCCAGACGCTTTGAGCTACGCAGGAGAGCGGAGGTGGACGAACTCAACGCCAAGGAGAAGGACACCATCACGGCGG ACATCAACGCTCAGGCCCGCAAGCTGCAGAGGAACCGGGCCAAGGGAGCTTTGACCTTGCCTCGTTCCAGCAACTCGTCCCTGTGCCGCAGCCTCAGCGAGACCAGCCTCAACCAG TTGGCGGTAGGCGACGAGCCCAAACGTTACTACTCCACCCTTCCCGGGCCGTACCGGGGTCGAGAGGCGTCGTCCGGCGGGCGGCGCCAGGAGGATGCCGGGCAGGGCGGTGTGCGCCACTCCCTCTACCAGTCGCCGCACCTCCTGTTGCTTCAGGGGTACAACAAGCAG GACTGCCTGGTGTACCTGTTGAACCGTGAGCAGCACACGGTGGGCCAGGAGACGCCGTCGGCCCGTCCCAACATCTGCCTCTTCTCCCCCGACGTCCTGCCGCTTCACTGCCGCCTGCGCCGCGTGCCCGCCCCGCGCCGCCAAACCAAGGTGGACGAGCCGGAGTCGGACGGCCCGCAGCGCTCGTCCTGCGTGGCGGTGGAACCCGTCCTCGATGCCACCGTGCTTGTCAACTTCTCCCGCTGCGAGCGCTCCACGACGCTACGCCATGGCGACCTGCTCTCCTTCGGTGCACACTACATCTTCCTGTACAAG GACCCGACGGGCGCCAAGCCTCTGCCCGCCCAGACCCTGGCACGTCTCCGCAGCCTGGGCCAGCTCTATGACGGCGGTCCGGAGGAGGGCGGCACGTGCAAGGTGTGCGGCTCAGTGCTCAAAGACAGGCCGGCCACCGTGACGGCGCCGGCGCGACGCAGCTTCAGGCCGCACCCCCTCAAACCTCGCGGCGGTGGGACTGGGGCCGGGACGgacggaggaagaggagcacaGAAACGGAAGCTGCAGTTGGAGTTCGAGCCGGCTCACGAAGACCAGTTGCTCAACCGCATCATGTCCCTCATTGAACCTGGAG GCGACGACCACAAGCTGACGCCGGCGTAccttttgtgtttgtgcatcCAACATTCGGCCTCCACTTTCCCGCCGGGAAGCTTCGGGAAACTGCTGCTCAAGATCGCCCGGCGGATCCAGACCGTGGCTTGG GAGAAGACAAAAGAGTTAGCTCAGAAGCAAGCTCAGCA CCAGGACCCGGCATCGCTGTCGCTGCTCAACATCTCAGACCTGATCCCGGACTTGCAGACCATCTTCTTCTGGATGTCCAACTCCATCGAGATCCTTTACTTCATTCAGCAGAGGGCGCCGTCGTACACGCACAACATGGAGACGATGCAAG GCTCGAAGGAGTCGCTGCTGTCAGCGACCATCTCGGCCAACGAGGAGGCCATGAGCATCTTGGAGGAAGTCATCATGTACACGTTCCAGCAGTGCGTCTACTACATCACCAAG GCTCTGTACGTGGTCCTGCCGGGTCTCCTGGACTGCAACCCGTTCCCGGTGGACAGCTCGGAGCCATGCTGGAAAGGAGGCGTCGGATTTCCAGAGCCGGTCCGCAGGGTCCTCCAG GTGTTCCAGAGCGCCCAGGAGCTGCTGCAGGGTTACCAGGTCCACCCGGAGATCCAGGCGCAGATGTTCGCatacctcttcttcttctccaacGTGTCGCTCTTCAACCAGCTGATGGACAAAG GTCCGTCCCGCGGCTGGTTCCAGCGTTCCAAAGTTCTGCAGATGCAAGCGTGCCTGCGGATGGTGTCGGAATGGGCCCGCAAGTCGGCCCTGGGACATCTGGCCGACAAATTCTTCACCAAACTCAACAGTGCCGTCGCCGTCCTGGCCACGCCGCCGCAGCAACTCACGCAG ATGAGCTGGCGAGTGTTGTCGGGCGAGCACTCGTCCCTGAAACCGGTGCAGCTGCACAGGATCCTGACCCAGTACCAGATCACCGCCGAGACGGGCCCCGTGCCCGCGTGGCAACCCGGAAGCGAGGACGAGGCCTACATCTACCGCACAG TGGACCTCCTGGAGAGCTTTGAGAACCACCCTCCCATCGTGCTGCCCAGCGGCGGCTTCGGCGTGGACCTGGACGGCGAGCGCGTGGAGGACAGCGTCTACCGACAGCTGCTCTACGTACGCCACTTCCTGTGGGGCCTGCGCGCCAAGACGCACGCTAACGCTAACGCCGCGCACGCTAacggcaacaacaacaatgcagcCGATGTCCAG GGGGAGCTGCTGCCCCCGCCCCTGGCGCACGGCAGCCCCCGCTCGGCCGCCGGCGACGGCGAAGAAGAAAACGGCCGTGGCCAAGCGCACGGTCTTCGGCGGAACGGCGGCAgcgcccaccaccaccaccaccatcatcatcatcatcttcctcatcctcaCCATCAGCACCCGCCCGCCATAAGCAGCTACCCCGAGGGAGGGGCAGGAGCCCCGCAGATGAACGGATGCGGCAAGAAGGCCAACGGGCTCATCGCTAACGGCATGGAAG GTTGTGTTACTAGTGGCTGTGAGTTCCCCTTCCCCGTGTGGTCCTCGTCCCCggacgcccccccaccccctgatGACATGTGTGTGGTGTTTGTAGTGGAACTGGACAAAGGACCCTTCGGACTCGGCATGGGACTCATTGACGGTCTG cacACGCCGCTCAACGCCACGGGCATCTACATCCGCACGCTCATCCCCGACGGGCCGGCGGCGTCCGACGGTCGGCTGAGGATCGGCGATCGGATCCTGGCCGTCAACGGGACCAGTCTGATCGGAGCCGACTACCAGAG TGCGGTGGACCTGATCCGCCTGGGAGGGGGTCGCCTCCGCTTCCTGGTGGCCAAGTCGGACCCGGAAGTGTCGGAGAAGATCAGCGCCTCGTCCTGTTGA
- the radil gene encoding ras-associating and dilute domain-containing protein isoform X7 — translation MLSNCRQLSKQINNKTKDINAQARKLQRNRAKGALTLPRSSNSSLCRSLSETSLNQLAVGDEPKRYYSTLPGPYRGREASSGGRRQEDAGQGGVRHSLYQSPHLLLLQGYNKQDCLVYLLNREQHTVGQETPSARPNICLFSPDVLPLHCRLRRVPAPRRQTKVDEPESDGPQRSSCVAVEPVLDATVLVNFSRCERSTTLRHGDLLSFGAHYIFLYKDPTGAKPLPAQTLARLRSLGQLYDGGPEEGGTCKVCGSVLKDRPATVTAPARRSFRPHPLKPRGGGTGAGTDGGRGAQKRKLQLEFEPAHEDQLLNRIMSLIEPGGDDHKLTPAYLLCLCIQHSASTFPPGSFGKLLLKIARRIQTVAWEKTKELAQKQAQHQDPASLSLLNISDLIPDLQTIFFWMSNSIEILYFIQQRAPSYTHNMETMQGSKESLLSATISANEEAMSILEEVIMYTFQQCVYYITKALYVVLPGLLDCNPFPVDSSEPCWKGGVGFPEPVRRVLQVFQSAQELLQGYQVHPEIQAQMFAYLFFFSNVSLFNQLMDKGPSRGWFQRSKVLQMQACLRMVSEWARKSALGHLADKFFTKLNSAVAVLATPPQQLTQMSWRVLSGEHSSLKPVQLHRILTQYQITAETGPVPAWQPGSEDEAYIYRTVDLLESFENHPPIVLPSGGFGVDLDGERVEDSVYRQLLYVRHFLWGLRAKTHANANAAHANGNNNNAADVQGELLPPPLAHGSPRSAAGDGEEENGRGQAHGLRRNGGSAHHHHHHHHHHLPHPHHQHPPAISSYPEGGAGAPQMNGCGKKANGLIANGMEGCVTSGCEFPFPVWSSSPDAPPPPDDMCVVFVVELDKGPFGLGMGLIDGLHTPLNATGIYIRTLIPDGPAASDGRLRIGDRILAVNGTSLIGADYQSAVDLIRLGGGRLRFLVAKSDPEVSEKISASSC, via the exons ATGCTTTCAAACTGTCGCCAgctgtcaaaacaaatcaacaacaaaaccaaAG ACATCAACGCTCAGGCCCGCAAGCTGCAGAGGAACCGGGCCAAGGGAGCTTTGACCTTGCCTCGTTCCAGCAACTCGTCCCTGTGCCGCAGCCTCAGCGAGACCAGCCTCAACCAG TTGGCGGTAGGCGACGAGCCCAAACGTTACTACTCCACCCTTCCCGGGCCGTACCGGGGTCGAGAGGCGTCGTCCGGCGGGCGGCGCCAGGAGGATGCCGGGCAGGGCGGTGTGCGCCACTCCCTCTACCAGTCGCCGCACCTCCTGTTGCTTCAGGGGTACAACAAGCAG GACTGCCTGGTGTACCTGTTGAACCGTGAGCAGCACACGGTGGGCCAGGAGACGCCGTCGGCCCGTCCCAACATCTGCCTCTTCTCCCCCGACGTCCTGCCGCTTCACTGCCGCCTGCGCCGCGTGCCCGCCCCGCGCCGCCAAACCAAGGTGGACGAGCCGGAGTCGGACGGCCCGCAGCGCTCGTCCTGCGTGGCGGTGGAACCCGTCCTCGATGCCACCGTGCTTGTCAACTTCTCCCGCTGCGAGCGCTCCACGACGCTACGCCATGGCGACCTGCTCTCCTTCGGTGCACACTACATCTTCCTGTACAAG GACCCGACGGGCGCCAAGCCTCTGCCCGCCCAGACCCTGGCACGTCTCCGCAGCCTGGGCCAGCTCTATGACGGCGGTCCGGAGGAGGGCGGCACGTGCAAGGTGTGCGGCTCAGTGCTCAAAGACAGGCCGGCCACCGTGACGGCGCCGGCGCGACGCAGCTTCAGGCCGCACCCCCTCAAACCTCGCGGCGGTGGGACTGGGGCCGGGACGgacggaggaagaggagcacaGAAACGGAAGCTGCAGTTGGAGTTCGAGCCGGCTCACGAAGACCAGTTGCTCAACCGCATCATGTCCCTCATTGAACCTGGAG GCGACGACCACAAGCTGACGCCGGCGTAccttttgtgtttgtgcatcCAACATTCGGCCTCCACTTTCCCGCCGGGAAGCTTCGGGAAACTGCTGCTCAAGATCGCCCGGCGGATCCAGACCGTGGCTTGG GAGAAGACAAAAGAGTTAGCTCAGAAGCAAGCTCAGCA CCAGGACCCGGCATCGCTGTCGCTGCTCAACATCTCAGACCTGATCCCGGACTTGCAGACCATCTTCTTCTGGATGTCCAACTCCATCGAGATCCTTTACTTCATTCAGCAGAGGGCGCCGTCGTACACGCACAACATGGAGACGATGCAAG GCTCGAAGGAGTCGCTGCTGTCAGCGACCATCTCGGCCAACGAGGAGGCCATGAGCATCTTGGAGGAAGTCATCATGTACACGTTCCAGCAGTGCGTCTACTACATCACCAAG GCTCTGTACGTGGTCCTGCCGGGTCTCCTGGACTGCAACCCGTTCCCGGTGGACAGCTCGGAGCCATGCTGGAAAGGAGGCGTCGGATTTCCAGAGCCGGTCCGCAGGGTCCTCCAG GTGTTCCAGAGCGCCCAGGAGCTGCTGCAGGGTTACCAGGTCCACCCGGAGATCCAGGCGCAGATGTTCGCatacctcttcttcttctccaacGTGTCGCTCTTCAACCAGCTGATGGACAAAG GTCCGTCCCGCGGCTGGTTCCAGCGTTCCAAAGTTCTGCAGATGCAAGCGTGCCTGCGGATGGTGTCGGAATGGGCCCGCAAGTCGGCCCTGGGACATCTGGCCGACAAATTCTTCACCAAACTCAACAGTGCCGTCGCCGTCCTGGCCACGCCGCCGCAGCAACTCACGCAG ATGAGCTGGCGAGTGTTGTCGGGCGAGCACTCGTCCCTGAAACCGGTGCAGCTGCACAGGATCCTGACCCAGTACCAGATCACCGCCGAGACGGGCCCCGTGCCCGCGTGGCAACCCGGAAGCGAGGACGAGGCCTACATCTACCGCACAG TGGACCTCCTGGAGAGCTTTGAGAACCACCCTCCCATCGTGCTGCCCAGCGGCGGCTTCGGCGTGGACCTGGACGGCGAGCGCGTGGAGGACAGCGTCTACCGACAGCTGCTCTACGTACGCCACTTCCTGTGGGGCCTGCGCGCCAAGACGCACGCTAACGCTAACGCCGCGCACGCTAacggcaacaacaacaatgcagcCGATGTCCAG GGGGAGCTGCTGCCCCCGCCCCTGGCGCACGGCAGCCCCCGCTCGGCCGCCGGCGACGGCGAAGAAGAAAACGGCCGTGGCCAAGCGCACGGTCTTCGGCGGAACGGCGGCAgcgcccaccaccaccaccaccatcatcatcatcatcttcctcatcctcaCCATCAGCACCCGCCCGCCATAAGCAGCTACCCCGAGGGAGGGGCAGGAGCCCCGCAGATGAACGGATGCGGCAAGAAGGCCAACGGGCTCATCGCTAACGGCATGGAAG GTTGTGTTACTAGTGGCTGTGAGTTCCCCTTCCCCGTGTGGTCCTCGTCCCCggacgcccccccaccccctgatGACATGTGTGTGGTGTTTGTAGTGGAACTGGACAAAGGACCCTTCGGACTCGGCATGGGACTCATTGACGGTCTG cacACGCCGCTCAACGCCACGGGCATCTACATCCGCACGCTCATCCCCGACGGGCCGGCGGCGTCCGACGGTCGGCTGAGGATCGGCGATCGGATCCTGGCCGTCAACGGGACCAGTCTGATCGGAGCCGACTACCAGAG TGCGGTGGACCTGATCCGCCTGGGAGGGGGTCGCCTCCGCTTCCTGGTGGCCAAGTCGGACCCGGAAGTGTCGGAGAAGATCAGCGCCTCGTCCTGTTGA
- the radil gene encoding ras-associating and dilute domain-containing protein isoform X6, translated as MLSNCRQLSKQINNKTKGSIFTLLCLSDINAQARKLQRNRAKGALTLPRSSNSSLCRSLSETSLNQLAVGDEPKRYYSTLPGPYRGREASSGGRRQEDAGQGGVRHSLYQSPHLLLLQGYNKQDCLVYLLNREQHTVGQETPSARPNICLFSPDVLPLHCRLRRVPAPRRQTKVDEPESDGPQRSSCVAVEPVLDATVLVNFSRCERSTTLRHGDLLSFGAHYIFLYKDPTGAKPLPAQTLARLRSLGQLYDGGPEEGGTCKVCGSVLKDRPATVTAPARRSFRPHPLKPRGGGTGAGTDGGRGAQKRKLQLEFEPAHEDQLLNRIMSLIEPGGDDHKLTPAYLLCLCIQHSASTFPPGSFGKLLLKIARRIQTVAWEKTKELAQKQAQHQDPASLSLLNISDLIPDLQTIFFWMSNSIEILYFIQQRAPSYTHNMETMQGSKESLLSATISANEEAMSILEEVIMYTFQQCVYYITKALYVVLPGLLDCNPFPVDSSEPCWKGGVGFPEPVRRVLQVFQSAQELLQGYQVHPEIQAQMFAYLFFFSNVSLFNQLMDKGPSRGWFQRSKVLQMQACLRMVSEWARKSALGHLADKFFTKLNSAVAVLATPPQQLTQMSWRVLSGEHSSLKPVQLHRILTQYQITAETGPVPAWQPGSEDEAYIYRTVDLLESFENHPPIVLPSGGFGVDLDGERVEDSVYRQLLYVRHFLWGLRAKTHANANAAHANGNNNNAADVQGELLPPPLAHGSPRSAAGDGEEENGRGQAHGLRRNGGSAHHHHHHHHHHLPHPHHQHPPAISSYPEGGAGAPQMNGCGKKANGLIANGMEGCVTSGCEFPFPVWSSSPDAPPPPDDMCVVFVVELDKGPFGLGMGLIDGLHTPLNATGIYIRTLIPDGPAASDGRLRIGDRILAVNGTSLIGADYQSAVDLIRLGGGRLRFLVAKSDPEVSEKISASSC; from the exons ATGCTTTCAAACTGTCGCCAgctgtcaaaacaaatcaacaacaaaaccaaAGGCAGCATTTTCACTTTGTTGTGTCTGTCAG ACATCAACGCTCAGGCCCGCAAGCTGCAGAGGAACCGGGCCAAGGGAGCTTTGACCTTGCCTCGTTCCAGCAACTCGTCCCTGTGCCGCAGCCTCAGCGAGACCAGCCTCAACCAG TTGGCGGTAGGCGACGAGCCCAAACGTTACTACTCCACCCTTCCCGGGCCGTACCGGGGTCGAGAGGCGTCGTCCGGCGGGCGGCGCCAGGAGGATGCCGGGCAGGGCGGTGTGCGCCACTCCCTCTACCAGTCGCCGCACCTCCTGTTGCTTCAGGGGTACAACAAGCAG GACTGCCTGGTGTACCTGTTGAACCGTGAGCAGCACACGGTGGGCCAGGAGACGCCGTCGGCCCGTCCCAACATCTGCCTCTTCTCCCCCGACGTCCTGCCGCTTCACTGCCGCCTGCGCCGCGTGCCCGCCCCGCGCCGCCAAACCAAGGTGGACGAGCCGGAGTCGGACGGCCCGCAGCGCTCGTCCTGCGTGGCGGTGGAACCCGTCCTCGATGCCACCGTGCTTGTCAACTTCTCCCGCTGCGAGCGCTCCACGACGCTACGCCATGGCGACCTGCTCTCCTTCGGTGCACACTACATCTTCCTGTACAAG GACCCGACGGGCGCCAAGCCTCTGCCCGCCCAGACCCTGGCACGTCTCCGCAGCCTGGGCCAGCTCTATGACGGCGGTCCGGAGGAGGGCGGCACGTGCAAGGTGTGCGGCTCAGTGCTCAAAGACAGGCCGGCCACCGTGACGGCGCCGGCGCGACGCAGCTTCAGGCCGCACCCCCTCAAACCTCGCGGCGGTGGGACTGGGGCCGGGACGgacggaggaagaggagcacaGAAACGGAAGCTGCAGTTGGAGTTCGAGCCGGCTCACGAAGACCAGTTGCTCAACCGCATCATGTCCCTCATTGAACCTGGAG GCGACGACCACAAGCTGACGCCGGCGTAccttttgtgtttgtgcatcCAACATTCGGCCTCCACTTTCCCGCCGGGAAGCTTCGGGAAACTGCTGCTCAAGATCGCCCGGCGGATCCAGACCGTGGCTTGG GAGAAGACAAAAGAGTTAGCTCAGAAGCAAGCTCAGCA CCAGGACCCGGCATCGCTGTCGCTGCTCAACATCTCAGACCTGATCCCGGACTTGCAGACCATCTTCTTCTGGATGTCCAACTCCATCGAGATCCTTTACTTCATTCAGCAGAGGGCGCCGTCGTACACGCACAACATGGAGACGATGCAAG GCTCGAAGGAGTCGCTGCTGTCAGCGACCATCTCGGCCAACGAGGAGGCCATGAGCATCTTGGAGGAAGTCATCATGTACACGTTCCAGCAGTGCGTCTACTACATCACCAAG GCTCTGTACGTGGTCCTGCCGGGTCTCCTGGACTGCAACCCGTTCCCGGTGGACAGCTCGGAGCCATGCTGGAAAGGAGGCGTCGGATTTCCAGAGCCGGTCCGCAGGGTCCTCCAG GTGTTCCAGAGCGCCCAGGAGCTGCTGCAGGGTTACCAGGTCCACCCGGAGATCCAGGCGCAGATGTTCGCatacctcttcttcttctccaacGTGTCGCTCTTCAACCAGCTGATGGACAAAG GTCCGTCCCGCGGCTGGTTCCAGCGTTCCAAAGTTCTGCAGATGCAAGCGTGCCTGCGGATGGTGTCGGAATGGGCCCGCAAGTCGGCCCTGGGACATCTGGCCGACAAATTCTTCACCAAACTCAACAGTGCCGTCGCCGTCCTGGCCACGCCGCCGCAGCAACTCACGCAG ATGAGCTGGCGAGTGTTGTCGGGCGAGCACTCGTCCCTGAAACCGGTGCAGCTGCACAGGATCCTGACCCAGTACCAGATCACCGCCGAGACGGGCCCCGTGCCCGCGTGGCAACCCGGAAGCGAGGACGAGGCCTACATCTACCGCACAG TGGACCTCCTGGAGAGCTTTGAGAACCACCCTCCCATCGTGCTGCCCAGCGGCGGCTTCGGCGTGGACCTGGACGGCGAGCGCGTGGAGGACAGCGTCTACCGACAGCTGCTCTACGTACGCCACTTCCTGTGGGGCCTGCGCGCCAAGACGCACGCTAACGCTAACGCCGCGCACGCTAacggcaacaacaacaatgcagcCGATGTCCAG GGGGAGCTGCTGCCCCCGCCCCTGGCGCACGGCAGCCCCCGCTCGGCCGCCGGCGACGGCGAAGAAGAAAACGGCCGTGGCCAAGCGCACGGTCTTCGGCGGAACGGCGGCAgcgcccaccaccaccaccaccatcatcatcatcatcttcctcatcctcaCCATCAGCACCCGCCCGCCATAAGCAGCTACCCCGAGGGAGGGGCAGGAGCCCCGCAGATGAACGGATGCGGCAAGAAGGCCAACGGGCTCATCGCTAACGGCATGGAAG GTTGTGTTACTAGTGGCTGTGAGTTCCCCTTCCCCGTGTGGTCCTCGTCCCCggacgcccccccaccccctgatGACATGTGTGTGGTGTTTGTAGTGGAACTGGACAAAGGACCCTTCGGACTCGGCATGGGACTCATTGACGGTCTG cacACGCCGCTCAACGCCACGGGCATCTACATCCGCACGCTCATCCCCGACGGGCCGGCGGCGTCCGACGGTCGGCTGAGGATCGGCGATCGGATCCTGGCCGTCAACGGGACCAGTCTGATCGGAGCCGACTACCAGAG TGCGGTGGACCTGATCCGCCTGGGAGGGGGTCGCCTCCGCTTCCTGGTGGCCAAGTCGGACCCGGAAGTGTCGGAGAAGATCAGCGCCTCGTCCTGTTGA